In Gallus gallus isolate bGalGal1 chromosome 8, bGalGal1.mat.broiler.GRCg7b, whole genome shotgun sequence, one DNA window encodes the following:
- the OLFML2B gene encoding olfactomedin-like protein 2B: MARPLPLLLCLAALGAGCRAGPAPTGTAGPSAEPLQDEADNQENILSQLLGDYDKVKAVSEGSDCRCKCLVRPLGRGACQRINQGSFRAEDFYTVETITSGPGCKCACVAPPSALNPCEGDFRLQKLREADSGDLKLSSIVEMLESAFYGLDLLKLHSVTTKLVGRVERLEESMTRNATRAGVNVEEPLSEPQRRGGENCSGLISNSLADIESSLQRDAEAAYVHPEGKYEERFLKDETISQQINSVESLAGLHLAPEEGKPEQLLQRKLSPRSRPPSKPTIVRGVTYYKAQSSESDNDIEEQQDELFSGDNTVDLLIEDQLLRPSGRAGEAVRKPSPVGWPPTPSIEPSTAPTTLPLSTAASVGPTPEPTTASLPPPTMETATTASVLPEEETPQLPTASASVVALTATESPPVANSSVPSPAVAATTTQTSWDVGMSPEPGTGSSAGPPEQASTPPPLSTTIPATPKQALEEEDIRNIIGRCKDTLSTISGPTTQNTYGRNEGAWMKDPLAKEERIYVTNYYYGNTLVEFRNLDNFKQGRWSNSYKLPYSWIGTGHVVYNGSFYYNRAFTRNIIKYDLKQRYVAAWAMLHDVAYEESTPWRWRGHSDVDFAVDENGLWVIYPAISYEGFNQEVIVLSKLNAADLSTQKETTWRTGLRKNFYGNCFVICGVLYAVDSYNKRNANISYAFDTHTNTQIIPRLLFENEYAYTTQIDYNPKDRLLYAWDNGHQVTYHVIFAY; this comes from the exons ATGGCTCGgccgctgccgctgctgctctgcctggccgCGCTGGGCGCCGGCTGCCGGGCAGGGCCGGCCCCCACCGGCACCGCCGGGCCCTCCGCCGAGCCGCTGCAGGACGAGGCGGACAACCAGGAGAACATCCTCTCGCAG CTGCTAGGCGACTACGACAAGGTGAAGGCGGTGTCCGAGGGCTCCGACTGCCGCTGCAAGTGCCTGGTGAGACCCCTGGGACGCGGCGCCTGCCAGCGCATCAACCAGGGCTCCTTCCGTGCCGAGGACTTCTACACCGTGGAGACCATCACCTCGGGGCCCGGCTGCAAGTGCGCCTGCGTGGCCCCCCCCTCGGCGCTCAACCCCTGCGAGGGGGACTTCAGGCTGCAGAAGCTGCGGGAGGCGGACAGCGGAGACCTGAAG CTGTCCTCCATTGTTGAGATGCTAGAAAGTGCCTTCTATGGCCTGGACCTGCTGAAGTTGCATTCGGTCACAACGAAGCTGGTGGGCCGGGTGGAGAGGCTGGAGGAG AGCATGACCAGGAATGCCACGCGGGCGGGAGTGAACGTGGAGGAGCCCCTATCAGAGCCCCAGCGCCGTGGCGGGGAGAACTGCTCCGGCCTCATCTCCAACAGCCTGGCTGACATCGAGAGCTCGCTGCAGAGGGACGCGGAGGCTGCCTATGTGCACCCCGAG GGCAAGTACGAAGAAAGGTTCCTGAAGGATGAAACCATCTCGCAGCAGATCAATTCTGTTGAGTCCCTCGCAGGGCTGCACCTCGCTCCCGAGGAGGGGAAGCccgagcagctcctgcagaggaAGCTGAGCCCGCGGAGCCGCCCTCCCTCCAAGCCCACCATTGTGCGGGGGGTCACCTACTACAAGGCTCAGTCCTCCGAGTCCGACAACGACATCGAGGAGCAAC AGGACGAGCTGTTCAGTGGGGACAACACCGTGGATCTGCTGATCGAGGACCAGCTGCTGCGGCCCAGTGGGCGGGCGGGTGAGGCTGTGAGGAAACCATCCCCAGTGGGGTGGCCGCCCACCCCCAGCATCGAGCCCAGCACGGCGCCAACCACCCTGCCCCTGTCCACTGCCGCCTCCGTGGGGCCGACACCGGAGCCCACCACTGCCAGCCTGCCACCCCCTACCATGGAGACTGCAACCACGGCCTCGGTGCTGCCCGAGGAGGAGACCCCGCAGCTGCCGACAGCGTCAGCCAGCGTGGTGGCACTCACGGCCACCGAGAGCCCGCCCGTGGCCAACAGCTCCGTCCCCAGCCCCGCCGTGGCCGCCACCACCACCCAGACCTCATGGGATGTGGGGATGAGCCCTGAGCCTGGCACGGGGAGCAGCGCGGGACCCCCGGAGCAGGCCAGCACCCCCCCGCCGCTCAGCACCACCATCCCCGCCACCCCGAAGCAGGccctggaggaggaggacatCAGGAACATCATTG GACGCTGCAAGGACACGCTGTCCACCATCTCGGGGCCCACCACTCAGAACACCTACGGGCGCAACGAGGGGGCCTGGATGAAGGACCCCCTGGCCAAGGAGGAGCGGATCTATGTCACCAACTACTACTACGGAAACACGCTGGTGGAGTTCAGGAACCTGGACAACTTCAAGCAAG GGCGCTGGAGCAACTCCTACAAGCTCCCCTACAGCTGGATCGGGACGGGGCACGTCGTCTACAACGGGTCCTTCTACTACAACCGGGCCTTCACCCGCAACATCATCAAATACGACCTGAAGCAGCGGTACGTGGCCGCCTGGGCCATGCTGCACGACGTGGCCTACGAGGAGTCCACCCCGTGGCGATGGCGCGGCCATTCCGATGTGGACTTCGCCGTGGACGAGAACGGCCTGTGGGTCATTTACCCGGCCATCAGCTACGAGGGCTTCAATCAGGAGGTGATCGTGCTGAGCAAGCTGAACGCAGCCGACCTCAGCACCCAGAAAGAGACGACGTGGAGGACGGGCCTGCGGAAGAACTTCTATGGGAACTGCTTCGTCATCTGCGGGGTCCTGTACGCGGTCGACAGCTACAACAAGAGGAACGCCAACATCTCCTACGCCTTTGACACGCACACCAACACTCAGATCATCCCCCGGCTGCTCTTTGAGAATGAGTACGCCTACACCACGCAGATAGACTATAACCCCAAGGACCGCCTGCTCTACGCTTGGGACAATGGCCACCAGGTCACCTACCACGTCATCTTTGCCTACTGA